In Aureibacillus halotolerans, a single genomic region encodes these proteins:
- a CDS encoding glycerol-3-phosphate responsive antiterminator, translating to MGHFGDQKLLPAIRSMKDFDKMLKHPVHYGVFLDMHIGLVKQAFDYAKSKDKKMFLHIDLIHGLASDDYATEYICQQVKPYGIISTRSSVIKKARQLGVMATQRTFVIDSSAIERSIELIRKNDPDFVEVLPGVVPKIITKISETTGKPVIAGGLIETEEEVDAALQAGASCITTSNRALWKTYCV from the coding sequence ATGGGCCATTTTGGTGATCAAAAGCTACTGCCAGCCATTCGTTCAATGAAAGACTTTGACAAAATGCTAAAGCATCCGGTTCATTATGGTGTTTTTTTGGATATGCACATCGGTCTTGTCAAGCAAGCGTTTGACTATGCCAAAAGCAAGGACAAGAAGATGTTTCTGCATATCGATCTGATACATGGATTGGCAAGCGATGACTATGCGACGGAATACATTTGCCAACAAGTAAAACCGTACGGCATCATTTCGACACGAAGCAGTGTGATTAAGAAAGCAAGGCAGCTTGGCGTTATGGCCACGCAGCGTACATTTGTGATTGATTCTAGCGCCATTGAGCGGAGCATTGAGCTCATTAGGAAAAATGATCCCGACTTTGTCGAAGTGTTGCCAGGGGTGGTCCCGAAAATCATCACGAAAATATCAGAGACGACAGGCAAACCAGTGATCGCAGGCGGATTGATTGAAACCGAGGAAGAGGTGGATGCAGCCTTACAAGCAGGGGCGTCATGCATCACAACATCCAATCGAGCATTATGGAAAACGTATTGTGTCTAG
- a CDS encoding LysR family transcriptional regulator, producing MELRQLEYFVAICEELHFSKAAEKLYVSQPNLSQQIKLLENELGVPLFNRIGRRITITEAGQLLYNHSKQILSHISQAQVSISELKQMKGGSLTIGILPGDADLMFNALLLDFHHKYPDVTLSLVETMSVTERVINGTFDIGVTIAPISDERLVHQSLFYEEFSLAVANKSPLARKKAVQLRDLQEEKLVLFPSEHQCRKLIDDASSRLGFRLKPVIETTTLSSMLSLVENNVGATVLPKLLLENLHHEGIETVPITDPTPGQDICLIYRSDKYLGFAARTFITAIKEYIEAAKQKAVTS from the coding sequence ATGGAGCTAAGGCAGTTAGAGTATTTTGTTGCGATCTGTGAGGAACTGCATTTTTCAAAAGCTGCTGAAAAGCTGTATGTGTCTCAGCCGAATTTAAGCCAACAAATAAAGCTGTTGGAAAATGAACTTGGTGTTCCACTGTTTAATCGAATCGGTCGACGAATTACGATAACAGAAGCAGGACAGCTGCTTTATAACCATAGCAAGCAAATTCTTTCCCATATATCTCAAGCACAAGTAAGTATCTCCGAGCTAAAGCAAATGAAGGGTGGATCACTTACAATTGGAATATTGCCTGGAGATGCCGATTTGATGTTCAATGCATTGCTCCTTGACTTTCATCATAAATACCCGGATGTGACGCTGTCTCTCGTCGAAACGATGTCTGTTACTGAACGGGTTATTAATGGCACTTTCGATATTGGTGTAACCATTGCTCCTATTTCAGACGAAAGGCTTGTTCACCAATCACTGTTTTATGAAGAGTTTTCATTGGCTGTGGCAAATAAGAGCCCGTTGGCAAGAAAAAAGGCTGTCCAGTTACGGGATCTGCAAGAAGAAAAGCTTGTATTGTTCCCGTCAGAGCATCAGTGTCGAAAATTAATCGACGACGCAAGTTCACGCTTAGGGTTCCGATTGAAGCCTGTTATTGAAACAACGACGTTATCTTCTATGCTTTCATTGGTTGAGAACAACGTTGGTGCGACCGTCCTGCCAAAACTGTTGCTAGAAAATCTCCATCATGAAGGAATTGAAACCGTGCCTATTACAGATCCAACACCAGGGCAGGACATATGCCTTATTTATCGATCGGATAAGTATTTAGGATTTGCCGCCAGAACATTTATCACGGCGATTAAAGAATATATCGAGGCAGCGAAGCAAAAGGCAGTGACCTCCTGA
- a CDS encoding GNAT family N-acetyltransferase, which yields MMCDQSEKVDFKTLAHFIAKLNQSKIHHVGYCGEDEAEIFDALTSDFSTEDFTVFYEDNQIVGALGFDVDHESKRIELLGPFVNHQEWNKVANALWERQLKSLENQESFIFYGFYNKDHLNAKNFIKDLGGKTTGEHLILHMDHFEHKGTSLNAEILQKDDFSAFRRLHDSIFPHTYYDEDVIVSKLNDQNRVYTIKDHGETAGYVYVEGNKQFKVGAIEYIGVAKEYRMKGYGKILLNQALTFLFDELNIDEVSICVEKENTAAIQLYLSVGFFVDHAMESSVLKL from the coding sequence ATGATGTGTGATCAAAGCGAAAAAGTAGATTTTAAGACATTAGCTCATTTTATAGCCAAATTAAATCAATCGAAGATCCATCATGTTGGCTACTGTGGAGAAGATGAAGCTGAGATTTTTGATGCGTTAACAAGTGACTTCTCGACTGAAGACTTCACAGTTTTTTATGAGGATAATCAAATTGTCGGGGCATTAGGATTTGATGTGGATCACGAAAGTAAGAGGATCGAGCTTTTGGGACCGTTCGTAAACCACCAAGAGTGGAATAAGGTGGCAAATGCACTCTGGGAAAGACAACTCAAATCCTTAGAGAATCAAGAGTCGTTCATTTTTTATGGATTCTATAATAAAGACCATCTAAATGCCAAGAATTTTATAAAAGATCTAGGTGGAAAGACAACAGGAGAACACCTCATTTTACATATGGATCATTTCGAGCATAAAGGAACAAGCTTGAATGCAGAGATCTTGCAGAAAGATGATTTTTCAGCATTTCGACGTTTGCATGATTCCATTTTTCCTCATACGTATTACGACGAGGATGTGATCGTGTCCAAGCTTAACGATCAAAATAGAGTTTATACGATAAAAGATCATGGAGAAACGGCTGGGTATGTTTATGTAGAAGGTAATAAACAATTTAAAGTGGGGGCAATTGAGTATATCGGGGTAGCGAAGGAGTATCGAATGAAAGGCTATGGTAAAATCCTTCTGAATCAGGCGCTCACATTTCTTTTTGATGAACTGAACATCGATGAAGTGAGCATTTGTGTGGAGAAAGAAAATACAGCTGCCATTCAACTATATCTAAGTGTCGGATTTTTTGTTGACCATGCGATGGAATCCTCTGTTCTGAAATTGTAA
- a CDS encoding MIP/aquaporin family protein: MSAFLAEIIGTAILVIFGAGVCANVNLKKSFAFESGWIVVALGWGLSVAMGVYAVGQFSGAHLNPAVTLGLAFNGDFPWADVPGYILAQMLGAIIGATVIWLHFLPHWKATEDPGTKLGVFSTGPAIPHHFSNVLSEFIGTFVLVLGLLTIGANEFTEGLKPFIVGLLIVAIGLSLGGTTGYAINPARDLGPRIAHFLLPIAGKASSNWSYAWVPVIGPVFGGSFAGVFYHSVFMGQMTAAFWFVLAATIGMLVICGWMDKKQTHSESNVSV, from the coding sequence GTGAGTGCATTTCTGGCAGAAATTATCGGAACTGCAATTTTAGTTATATTTGGTGCTGGCGTTTGTGCAAACGTGAACTTGAAGAAATCCTTCGCATTTGAAAGTGGATGGATTGTTGTTGCGTTAGGATGGGGCTTGAGTGTCGCCATGGGGGTTTATGCAGTGGGTCAATTCAGCGGGGCTCATTTAAATCCAGCCGTAACTTTAGGTCTTGCGTTTAATGGCGATTTCCCTTGGGCTGATGTGCCAGGTTACATCCTCGCTCAGATGCTTGGAGCGATTATTGGGGCAACGGTCATCTGGCTTCACTTTTTGCCCCATTGGAAAGCGACCGAGGATCCTGGAACGAAGCTAGGTGTTTTTTCAACTGGACCAGCGATTCCACATCACTTTTCAAATGTGTTGAGTGAATTTATCGGTACATTTGTGTTAGTGCTCGGTTTATTGACAATAGGTGCGAATGAATTTACAGAAGGTTTAAAGCCGTTTATTGTAGGGCTTCTAATCGTAGCAATTGGTCTTTCGTTAGGCGGAACAACAGGGTATGCGATCAATCCAGCGCGTGACCTTGGACCGAGAATAGCGCACTTTCTCCTTCCGATTGCTGGGAAAGCATCATCGAATTGGTCATACGCATGGGTTCCAGTGATAGGCCCTGTGTTTGGCGGTTCTTTTGCGGGTGTGTTTTATCATAGTGTGTTTATGGGGCAAATGACAGCCGCCTTTTGGTTTGTTTTAGCAGCAACAATCGGTATGCTTGTCATATGCGGATGGATGGATAAAAAGCAGACTCATTCAGAATCAAACGTATCGGTTTAA
- a CDS encoding small multi-drug export protein produces MKLLFAYLIVFFAPAIPFVDGLVVIPIGVVAGLNIVLVTLLAFLGSASMVLVVIMFGEKMQRWIEQRRTAKTPNKTPSKRHQRAEKIWRKYGLPGFALLGPVLVSASATAFLAMTFGAPRKATTGWVIGSVGLWCIVFAILSYVGADVILDRTGENGFLYKYLNVNEG; encoded by the coding sequence ATGAAACTTTTATTTGCTTACTTGATTGTGTTTTTTGCTCCAGCAATTCCTTTTGTTGATGGGTTAGTGGTTATTCCGATTGGTGTAGTTGCAGGATTAAATATAGTTTTAGTTACCTTATTGGCTTTTCTTGGTAGTGCATCTATGGTTCTTGTAGTCATCATGTTCGGTGAGAAAATGCAACGCTGGATAGAACAACGAAGAACGGCAAAGACTCCAAACAAGACGCCATCTAAAAGACACCAAAGGGCAGAAAAAATTTGGCGGAAATATGGGTTGCCTGGATTCGCCCTGCTAGGTCCCGTACTCGTCAGTGCATCGGCCACGGCTTTTCTTGCGATGACATTTGGGGCACCACGAAAAGCAACAACAGGCTGGGTTATCGGGAGCGTTGGTTTATGGTGTATCGTATTTGCCATATTGTCTTATGTCGGCGCGGATGTTATTCTCGACCGGACTGGGGAGAATGGGTTTTTGTATAAGTATTTGAATGTCAATGAAGGGTAA
- the glpK gene encoding glycerol kinase GlpK has product MDTYIMALDQGTTSSRAILFNKKGEIVKTAQKEFQQYFPKPGWVEHNASEIWGSILACIATVLTEADVKPDQIEGIGITNQRETAVVWDKHTGSPVYNAIVWQSRQTSDICADLREKGFNDMVREKTGLLLDPYFAGTKVKWILDNVEGTREKADNGDLLFGTIDTWLIWKLSGGKAHVTDYSNASRTLMYNIYDLKWDDELLDMLDIPKSMLPEVRSSSEVYAETVDYHFFGKNIPIAGVAGDQQAALFGQACYEEGMAKNTYGTGCFMLMNTGEKAVKSKHGLLTTLAWGIDGKVTYALEGSIFVAGSAIQWLRDGLRMVKAAPDTEEYANRVESTEGVYVVPAFVGLGTPYWDSDVRGAIFGVTRGTSKEHFIRATLESLAYQTKDVLDAMEKDSGIELKKLRVDGGAVKNNFLMQFQSDLLDVPVERPVINETTALGAAYLAGLATGFWKSREEIAGMWAVDDHFEPDMDESRREELYEGWQKAVHATMAFK; this is encoded by the coding sequence ATGGACACATACATTATGGCATTGGACCAAGGAACGACAAGCTCACGAGCAATCTTGTTTAACAAAAAAGGGGAAATCGTTAAAACGGCGCAAAAGGAATTTCAGCAATACTTTCCAAAGCCGGGATGGGTAGAGCATAATGCAAGCGAAATCTGGGGATCGATTTTGGCATGTATCGCAACAGTGCTTACAGAAGCAGATGTGAAGCCTGACCAAATTGAGGGTATTGGCATTACGAACCAACGTGAAACAGCCGTTGTTTGGGACAAGCATACAGGATCGCCTGTCTACAATGCGATTGTATGGCAATCACGCCAAACGAGTGACATTTGTGCGGATTTGCGTGAAAAAGGGTTCAACGACATGGTGCGGGAGAAAACAGGGTTGTTGCTTGATCCTTATTTTGCGGGTACAAAAGTGAAATGGATCCTAGACAATGTGGAAGGCACACGTGAAAAAGCGGACAACGGTGATTTGCTTTTTGGCACAATCGATACATGGCTGATTTGGAAGCTTTCAGGTGGAAAAGCCCATGTAACAGATTACTCCAACGCCTCTCGAACGTTGATGTACAACATTTATGATCTCAAATGGGACGATGAGTTGTTAGACATGCTTGATATTCCTAAATCGATGCTTCCAGAGGTAAGAAGCTCTTCTGAAGTGTATGCCGAAACGGTTGACTATCATTTCTTTGGAAAGAACATACCGATTGCTGGTGTAGCAGGTGACCAACAGGCAGCGTTATTTGGTCAGGCATGTTATGAGGAAGGAATGGCTAAAAATACGTATGGTACGGGTTGCTTTATGCTGATGAATACGGGCGAGAAAGCTGTTAAATCAAAGCACGGGTTGTTAACGACATTGGCATGGGGCATTGATGGAAAAGTAACATATGCGTTAGAAGGCAGTATTTTCGTCGCGGGCTCTGCGATTCAATGGCTCCGTGATGGCTTACGGATGGTGAAGGCGGCCCCAGATACAGAAGAATATGCGAACCGAGTGGAGTCTACAGAAGGCGTATACGTTGTTCCAGCGTTCGTTGGACTTGGGACGCCTTACTGGGACAGTGACGTACGCGGTGCGATTTTCGGTGTCACAAGAGGGACGTCGAAGGAGCACTTTATTCGGGCAACACTCGAATCACTTGCCTATCAAACGAAAGATGTGCTTGATGCGATGGAAAAAGATTCAGGCATCGAATTGAAAAAGCTCCGTGTGGATGGCGGTGCAGTGAAAAATAATTTCTTAATGCAATTCCAAAGTGATTTGCTTGATGTTCCAGTTGAACGTCCAGTCATCAATGAGACGACAGCGCTAGGGGCTGCGTACCTCGCTGGTCTCGCAACAGGCTTCTGGAAAAGCCGCGAAGAGATCGCAGGCATGTGGGCGGTTGATGATCATTTTGAACCGGACATGGACGAGAGCCGTCGTGAGGAATTGTATGAGGGCTGGCAAAAGGCCGTCCATGCGACAATGGCATTTAAATAA
- a CDS encoding glycerol-3-phosphate dehydrogenase/oxidase, translating into MQEKSYDLVIIGGGITGAGIALDAITRGLSVALVDMQDFAAGTSSRSTKLVHGGLRYLKQFQVGVVAEVGKERAIVYENGPHVTTPEWMLLPFHKGGTFGKHSTSLGLRVYDFLAGVKKQERRKMLTPEQTLQREPLIKKDNLKGGGYYVEYRTDDARLTIEVMKRAVEHGADVMNYVKANRFLYEKKKVKGIEVTDRITGETFTLKGRVIVNAAGPWVDNVRDLDYSKNEKTLQLTKGVHLVIDQSVFPLQQAVYFDTADGRMIFAIPRDRKTYIGTTDTFYGNEKDTATPRMLEADRTYILDAIHYMFSDVTITEHDVESSWAGVRPLIFEGGKNPSDISRKDEVWEHDSGLVTIAGGKLTGYRKMAEHVVDIASSRVQKKTKKKFSSSKTEHLPISGADFGGAKQFERFIREKGEEALEYGLSTQEGRRLARFYGTNVDHVFRLAHAASGLELSGSLTPSIYAQVVYAIQAEMVVKPIDFFIRRTGALYFNIGWVREHKTSVLHLMQNLLGWTQEEFQQYERELDKEILLAVVPYDRVEAPKE; encoded by the coding sequence ATGCAAGAAAAGTCCTACGATCTTGTGATCATTGGCGGTGGAATCACCGGAGCAGGCATTGCTCTTGATGCGATTACACGAGGCTTGTCGGTGGCCCTTGTCGATATGCAGGATTTTGCAGCTGGAACGTCTAGCCGCTCAACAAAACTGGTTCATGGCGGATTGCGCTACTTGAAACAATTTCAGGTTGGTGTTGTTGCGGAAGTGGGCAAGGAGCGCGCTATTGTCTATGAGAATGGCCCGCATGTCACGACTCCAGAATGGATGCTCCTTCCTTTTCACAAAGGAGGCACCTTTGGCAAGCATTCAACGTCTTTAGGCTTGCGAGTGTATGATTTTTTAGCTGGAGTAAAAAAACAAGAACGACGAAAAATGCTTACACCTGAGCAAACATTACAACGAGAGCCCCTCATTAAGAAAGATAATCTAAAAGGTGGGGGCTATTATGTCGAGTATCGAACCGATGATGCACGGCTTACGATCGAAGTGATGAAACGTGCAGTGGAGCATGGTGCTGATGTGATGAATTACGTCAAAGCAAACCGTTTCCTCTATGAAAAGAAGAAAGTAAAAGGCATAGAGGTGACAGATCGAATTACAGGTGAGACGTTCACACTCAAAGGCAGAGTCATTGTGAATGCTGCCGGTCCATGGGTGGATAACGTGCGTGACCTTGATTATTCTAAAAATGAAAAGACCCTTCAGCTGACAAAAGGTGTTCATCTGGTCATTGATCAGTCCGTTTTTCCTTTACAGCAAGCCGTTTATTTTGATACCGCTGATGGACGTATGATCTTTGCGATACCTCGTGATCGAAAAACATACATTGGGACGACAGATACCTTTTATGGAAATGAGAAGGACACGGCTACTCCACGTATGCTTGAGGCGGATCGCACGTATATTCTAGATGCCATTCATTATATGTTTTCAGACGTGACGATTACGGAACACGATGTTGAGTCCTCCTGGGCTGGCGTGCGCCCGTTGATTTTTGAAGGAGGCAAAAACCCTTCAGATATTTCACGTAAGGATGAAGTTTGGGAGCATGACAGCGGGTTGGTCACTATTGCAGGTGGTAAGCTGACAGGCTATCGGAAAATGGCGGAGCATGTCGTTGATATAGCATCCTCACGTGTGCAAAAAAAGACGAAGAAGAAATTTAGTTCCTCCAAAACTGAGCATTTGCCGATTTCTGGCGCGGATTTTGGTGGGGCAAAGCAATTTGAGCGTTTTATCCGTGAAAAAGGAGAAGAGGCATTAGAGTATGGTCTCTCAACTCAAGAAGGACGACGATTGGCTAGATTTTATGGAACGAATGTCGATCACGTTTTCCGTTTGGCCCACGCCGCAAGTGGCCTGGAGCTAAGTGGCAGTTTGACGCCATCGATTTATGCACAAGTGGTGTACGCCATCCAAGCGGAAATGGTTGTGAAGCCGATCGACTTTTTTATTCGACGAACAGGAGCGTTGTATTTCAACATCGGCTGGGTCAGAGAGCACAAAACGTCTGTCCTCCACTTAATGCAGAATTTGTTAGGTTGGACACAGGAAGAATTCCAGCAGTATGAACGCGAGCTTGACAAGGAAATCCTGCTTGCTGTCGTTCCTTATGATCGTGTCGAAGCACCAAAAGAATAA